The sequence GGAATATTGCAAGAACCTGTCTTGCAACGAATGTTCATCTGCATTTAATTCGTCCACTTGGTTTTTCGACTGATGATAAAATGTTACGACGAGCAGGTTTGGATTATTGGCACGATGTGAAGGTTCATTATTATGATTCACTCGATGAATTATATGCAGTATTTCCTCAAGGAGCATTTTATTATATAGAAAACTTTGGTACCAAATATTATTCGGATTTTGATTTCAGTAATAGTGATCAGGATTTATTTTTTGTCTTTGGCCGGGAAACGAACGGGATACCAAAGGAATTATTAGCAGGAAAAGAAGATCGCTGTCTGCGGATTCAAATGACTGATAAGGTTCGCTCACTTAATTTATCCAATA is a genomic window of Gracilibacillus salinarum containing:
- the trmL gene encoding tRNA (uridine(34)/cytosine(34)/5-carboxymethylaminomethyluridine(34)-2'-O)-methyltransferase TrmL — its product is MAVHVVLFQPEIPANTGNIARTCLATNVHLHLIRPLGFSTDDKMLRRAGLDYWHDVKVHYYDSLDELYAVFPQGAFYYIENFGTKYYSDFDFSNSDQDLFFVFGRETNGIPKELLAGKEDRCLRIQMTDKVRSLNLSNTAAIIVYDVMKQQGFPGLE